A genomic window from Silene latifolia isolate original U9 population chromosome 11, ASM4854445v1, whole genome shotgun sequence includes:
- the LOC141613082 gene encoding uncharacterized protein LOC141613082, with product MTNDSAAKSAFHPALAVNSIRNHITVILGLDNNQYPLWVALFKNHAKSNRVLHHIIQPKDGIPKPHSTPDEKELWETLDATVLQWIYSTVTTELLENIVETDSTAMDTWDRLADMFQDNKNSRAVTLEQEFSLVAMADFPSATAYCQRLKSLADQLKNVRSPLSNSRLVLQLVSGLTPAYNNVGTIIRQRDPLPTFYQARSMLTLEENGLAKQAVNSSTALYAGGATDGDDGVSSTKSVGNTNNKGGRNNGSGGKKKGKGKGTGGNKNTATASVSQPAAPAASFPWPSGYGGWQWPSPPCGYPPCPYPTGPWARPGLSMRQQPGILGPRPAQAYTADGNQPTQTEIRAAMYTLGLTPPGPWVMDTGATSHMTSNQGNLSSFVNSSIRNGIIVGNGHSVPIKGYGHATLPKPHPPLVLKNVLYASHLVKNLVSVRKFTKDNMVTVEFDPFGFCVKDLRTGTRLMRCESRGELYPISHNKESAVQPSTFAALAPSSL from the coding sequence ATGACTAATGACTCCGCTGCTAAGTCGGCTTTTCACCCGGCGCTCGCAGTCAATAGTATTCGGAACCATATTACCGTCATTCTCGGGTTAGATAACAATCAATACCCATTGTGGGTTGCCTTATTCAAGAACCACGCGAAATCCAATCGCGTGCTTCATCACATCATCCAGCCAAAGGACGGTATTCCTAAGCCTCATTCGACTCCTGATGAAAAGGAATTATGGGAAACTCTTGACGCTACGGTTCTCCAGTGGATATACTCCACCGTCACGACTGAACTTTTGGAAAATATTGTTGAAACCGATTCCACTGCCATGGATACATGGGATCGACTTGCTGATATGTTCCAAGATAACAAGAATTCTCGAGCCGTGACGCTCGAACAAGAATTCTCTCTGGTTGCAATGGCTGATTTTCCATCAGCTACCGCGTATTGTCAACGCCTTAAATCGTTGGCTGATCAATTGAAGAATGTCAGGTCACCCCTCTCAAACAGTCGCCTTGTTCTTCAACTTGTCTCAGGTCTAACGCCGGCTTACAATAATGTCGGGACAATCATCCGTCAACGTGATCCTCTTCCCACGTTTTACCAGGCACGATCTATGCTAACCTTGGAAGAAAACGGCTTAGCCAAACAAGCTGTTAATTCTTCCACTGCTCTTTATGCTGGTGGTGCGACGGATGGTGATGATGGTGTCTCTTCCACAAAATCAGTTGGTAATACCAATAACAAGGGAGGCCGTAACAATGGGTCAGGAGGGAAGAAGAAAGGCAAAGGTAAAGGTACTGGTGGTAACAAGAATACCGCGACTGCTTCGGTTTCACAACCTGCTGCTCCCGCTGCCTCGTTCCCGTGGCCTAGTGGTTACGGTGGGTGGCAATGGCCCTCTCCTCCTTGTGGTTACCCACCTTGTCCCTATCCTACTGGACCTTGGGCTCGACCGGGTTTATCGATGCGTCAGCAACCAGGTATTTTAGGTCCCCGTCCTGCTCAAGCTTATACTGCGGATGGTAATCAACCTACTCAGACGGAAATCAGGGCTGCCATGTATACTCTAGGCCTTACTCCTCCTGGACCGTGGGTCATGGACACCGGCGCGACGTCTCATATGACTTCAAACCAAGGTAATCTCTCGTCTTTTGTTAATTCGAGCATTCGTAATGGTATAATCGTCGGCAATGGTCATTCTGTTCCTATTAAGGGTTATGGTCACGCTACACTTCCGAAACCACATCCACCACTTGTTCTTAAAAACGTCCTATATGCCTCTCACCTAGTCAAAAACTTAGTATCCGTACGCAAATTTACAAAAGATAACATGGTCACTGTTGAATTTGATCCTTTTGGTTTTTGTGTGAAGGATTTGCGGACGGGGACTCGTCTCATGAGGTGTGAAAGTCGGGGGGAGCTTTATCCAATTTCCCACAATAAGGAGTCAGCTGTACAACCATCTACCTTTGCCGCATTAGCACCGTCTTCCCTTTGA